GTCAGGTCTTGTACTTCAAGAATGCTCATTACCTTCCTCCTTTCTCATGTGGTATCCACTCTGCGGTCTGTGTGTTGCAGGATATCTTCAATTATCTTACTAAAAATACCCAGGCACACTCCAAGAAATCCTATGTTCAAAATAATGGGGTAATCTCTTCCAAAAAGCGAGTCTAAAAGAAAGACCGCAAGACCGGGAATGCCGTATATCATTTCAACGAAAAACGATCCTTCAAAGAAGGTGAACATAACCGGTGTCAAAGCAATAATCAAAGGACCTCGTATATCGGGAAGTACAACCTTTTTAAGAATCTGTGGTGTAGACATACCCTTGGCTTTTGCGGCAGTTACAGAGCTGTGTCTTACAGACTGCAGTGCTGCCGAGCGCACAAAGTGCGCCATTCCAAATATGCCGGGTACCGCCAGAACGAGAATTGGAATTATGGCTGAGAGCGTAAAAATTCCTTCCCATCCGCCCTGCCATCCGGCAGGTAAAAGATTAAGCTTAATAGACAACAGAAGAATGTATATCTGTATCACTATTAGAGACGGAATTATGATAAAAATCTGACCTCCAACAAAAAACAGGTTATCTATCCAACTTCCCTGCTTCCAAGCGGTAAACAAACCCCATGGAACTCCGAAAATAATCACTATGGCTGCCGAAGCAATGCCAAGCGGAGCTGAAACAAGCGCTCTTTCATCAAAAAGCTCT
The genomic region above belongs to Candidatus Spechtbacterales bacterium and contains:
- a CDS encoding ABC transporter permease translates to MIVQYILFAVAAWLVGLFIRSEKRNRKFIVKRVAWAVIIIVAVSIPYHYIVTTAPGDPVDIIAGQYASEEVKEDLREELGFNDPYLVRYSRFMTGFVTGDWGESYRLRDQSARELFDERALVSAPLGIASAAIVIIFGVPWGLFTAWKQGSWIDNLFFVGGQIFIIIPSLIVIQIYILLLSIKLNLLPAGWQGGWEGIFTLSAIIPILVLAVPGIFGMAHFVRSAALQSVRHSSVTAAKAKGMSTPQILKKVVLPDIRGPLIIALTPVMFTFFEGSFFVEMIYGIPGLAVFLLDSLFGRDYPIILNIGFLGVCLGIFSKIIEDILQHTDRRVDTT